A single genomic interval of Mobula hypostoma chromosome 7, sMobHyp1.1, whole genome shotgun sequence harbors:
- the LOC134349269 gene encoding LOW QUALITY PROTEIN: optineurin-like (The sequence of the model RefSeq protein was modified relative to this genomic sequence to represent the inferred CDS: inserted 1 base in 1 codon): MKKWHWQRKRENLHKCKLPMILCLKTMKICWKTDEEMKIRESKQKETLSGLTAELTAVKRTMEENQKTVNQLQQTVAQQTDELSVQKAQNVALVDISAQLEMAEKALVEMQQKIDIVKQTIIKQEEEMETVAVFKAQXEVYSADFHAERAAGEKIHAEKKAMAEKLDLPLKENTQLKEEMDTFGRQSLAELQHRHGSCGPVTEDDDALQQQGVREPRNPSWEHQGILPEHACPKCGIVLPDIDTLQIHVMDRII, encoded by the exons ATGAAAAAGTGGCACTGGCAGAGGAAAAGAGAAAACTTACACAAATGCAAGCTGCCTATGATACTTTGTTTAAAGACTATGAAAATTTGTTGGAAGACTGATGAAGAAATGAAAATTAGAGAGAGTAAACAGAAGGAAACACTTTCTGGACTTACTGCTGAGCTGACTGCTGTTAAAAGGACAATGGAAGAGAACCAGAAAACAGTTAATCAGCTGCAGCAAACTGTTGCCCAGCAAACTGATGAGTTAAGTGTGCAGAAGGCGCAGAATGTGGCTTTGGTTGACATTTCTGCTCAGTTAGAAATGGctgagaaagccttggtggaaATGCAACAAAAGATTGATATAGTGAAGCAGACCATCATTAAACAGGAAGAAGAAATGGAAACCGTGGCTGTATTCAAAGCAC CTGAAGTTTACAGTGCAGATTTCCATGCTGAGAGAGCAGCTGGAGAGAAAATTCATGCAGAAAAGAAGGCCATGGCTGAAAAGCTGGACCTGCCGCTGAAAGAAAACACACAACTGAAGGAAGAAATGGACACATTTGGCAGGCAGTCTTTAGCAGAACTTCAGCACCGGCATGGAAGTTGTGGGCCAGTGACCGAGGATGATGATGCATTACAGCAGCAGGGAGTGCGAGAACCCAGAAACCCCAGTTGGGAGCACCAAGGTATTCTGCCAGAACACGCTTGCCCGAAGTGTGGGATCGTCCTCCCTGACATCGATACCTTACAGATCCATGTCATGGACCGCATCATTTAA